A genomic window from Streptomyces sp. HUAS YS2 includes:
- a CDS encoding ABC transporter permease: MTGFVLLRVRAHRLLLTAALLAVLLTTSVLAALAGFSGSVGDAALRSTLQGRDAAGAALVVTAQVPVDKRAEADAVAREGARKTFAGLPVDVRKLERSGPYALPRTLQDPAARRGQPDLTHLAALDRSRITLVRGALPKSSGAGAGTVEVAVPESVAKRLRVELGAVLDLTDRLDDKRSLKARVTGVYRPADLADMYWQLDEAAGRGVRTLDFTTYGPLLADPALLGSGRLPRGETAWLATADFTGVTTDRIASLRDAATSGSAALAADAAPFGGGTVTAQTSLPTVLQQTERALLVSRSTLLIVAVQLVLLAAYTLLLVARLLSTERSGETELLRARGGSRGRIVWLASVEALFLALPAALAAPLLSGPLTELLAERSTLADAGLRLDAAPAGEVWLVAALAAVCCAAAVVAPALAGGDGTIQLRKNRSAALPASVRAGADIGLLVIAAVAYWQLDRQTTTSGAGGALSGDREGRLGIDPLLVAAPALALLAGTVLTLRLLPPAARLAERRAAGGRGLPTALAGWQVSRRPLRGAGPVLLLVLAVAMGMLAIGQSASWGRSQDDQADFRAGSAVRVFTSKGGEPGQAGLYAGLPGVRVAAPALRGNMGLDHGRTATVLALDVASAATGDGMLMRGDQADRPVRDVLKKLTPGVRGTATPGLRLPDGTEGLAFDMRLVSASTHLSPPHVSVVVEDRFGIPYRQSLGNLPGDGKVHRLTTDLRSEKAPQGGEPMAPAGPLTLTALEVDGQTEFGEGGAEELSVRSVTAVRKGGAGQPVDTAGAFGRWKTDLRQDTIDRSEPEPSSPKPTGTGAAPLTLAYGLDAGDETSPLGLGQGFSLRLTPVGTTAVTRLDGVASDAFLAAAAAKPGDTVDVTVGGRTVPVRIVESVRQLPTTGAGAAPVSAGAAPEGDGGGLLVDLRATNRLLGRLPGGPVLQPNEWWLATEPGRTGAVAAALRALPDTDPAQVLVRDETAEELVGDPLGAGPRSALMAVAAVAAALAAVGFAVSTAGSMRERAGEFGLLRALGAPRRQLARLIAAEQGLLIAIGLLVGLALGAVLTRAVVPLVVLTGQAARPIPSVLVELPVPQVALLIAAVAAVPLLIVAVIALRREDPATTLRTQGAE; this comes from the coding sequence GTGACGGGGTTCGTACTGCTGCGCGTCAGGGCGCACCGGCTGCTGCTGACCGCCGCGCTCCTCGCGGTCCTGCTGACCACCTCCGTCCTCGCCGCCCTCGCCGGCTTCTCCGGCTCCGTCGGCGACGCCGCCCTGCGCTCCACGCTCCAGGGCCGCGACGCGGCGGGCGCGGCGCTCGTCGTCACCGCGCAGGTCCCCGTCGACAAGCGGGCCGAGGCGGACGCTGTGGCCCGCGAAGGGGCCCGGAAGACCTTCGCCGGACTCCCGGTGGACGTACGGAAGCTGGAGCGCTCAGGGCCGTACGCGCTGCCGCGCACCCTCCAGGACCCCGCCGCCCGCCGCGGCCAGCCCGATCTGACGCATCTGGCCGCGCTCGACCGTTCACGGATCACCCTCGTGCGCGGGGCGCTCCCCAAGAGCTCCGGCGCCGGCGCCGGGACCGTCGAGGTCGCCGTGCCCGAGTCCGTGGCCAAGCGGCTGCGCGTCGAACTCGGCGCCGTGCTCGACCTCACCGACCGGCTCGACGACAAGCGCTCGCTGAAGGCCCGGGTCACCGGCGTCTACCGGCCGGCCGATCTCGCCGACATGTACTGGCAGTTGGACGAGGCCGCCGGCCGCGGCGTGCGCACCCTGGACTTCACCACGTACGGGCCCCTGCTCGCCGACCCTGCGCTGCTCGGCTCCGGCCGGCTCCCCCGGGGCGAGACGGCCTGGCTCGCGACCGCGGACTTCACGGGCGTGACGACCGACCGGATCGCCTCCCTGCGCGACGCCGCCACCTCCGGTTCCGCGGCGCTCGCCGCCGACGCCGCCCCGTTCGGCGGCGGGACGGTGACCGCGCAGACCTCGCTGCCGACCGTGCTCCAGCAGACCGAGCGGGCCCTGCTGGTGTCCCGGTCCACCCTGCTGATCGTCGCCGTGCAGCTGGTGCTGCTCGCCGCGTACACGCTGCTGCTGGTCGCCCGGCTGCTCAGCACCGAACGGTCCGGGGAGACGGAACTGCTGCGGGCGCGCGGCGGTTCGCGCGGCCGGATCGTGTGGCTCGCCTCCGTCGAAGCGCTGTTCCTCGCCCTGCCGGCGGCCCTGGCCGCACCTCTGCTCTCCGGCCCGCTCACCGAGCTGCTCGCCGAGCGTTCGACGCTCGCCGACGCCGGGCTGCGTCTCGACGCGGCGCCCGCCGGGGAGGTGTGGCTGGTGGCCGCCCTGGCCGCGGTCTGCTGCGCGGCCGCGGTCGTCGCGCCCGCACTCGCCGGCGGCGACGGAACGATCCAACTGCGGAAGAACCGTTCGGCGGCACTGCCCGCGTCGGTGCGGGCCGGGGCCGACATCGGTCTGCTGGTGATCGCGGCCGTCGCGTACTGGCAGCTCGACCGGCAGACCACCACGTCCGGCGCGGGCGGCGCGCTCAGCGGCGACCGCGAGGGCCGGCTCGGCATCGATCCCCTGCTGGTCGCCGCGCCCGCGCTGGCGCTGCTCGCCGGAACGGTGCTCACGCTGCGGCTGCTGCCGCCCGCCGCCCGGCTCGCGGAGAGGCGCGCGGCCGGCGGCCGGGGGCTGCCCACGGCGCTCGCGGGCTGGCAGGTCAGCCGCCGCCCGCTGCGCGGCGCGGGCCCGGTGCTGCTGCTCGTGCTCGCGGTGGCGATGGGCATGCTGGCGATCGGCCAGAGCGCCTCGTGGGGCCGCTCTCAGGACGACCAGGCCGACTTCCGCGCCGGGTCGGCCGTACGGGTCTTCACCTCGAAGGGCGGGGAGCCCGGGCAGGCAGGTCTGTACGCGGGGCTGCCGGGCGTGCGGGTCGCCGCGCCGGCGCTCCGCGGCAACATGGGCCTCGACCACGGCCGCACCGCGACCGTGCTCGCCCTGGACGTGGCGAGCGCCGCCACCGGGGACGGGATGCTGATGCGCGGGGACCAGGCGGACCGGCCCGTCCGCGACGTGCTGAAGAAGCTCACGCCCGGCGTGCGCGGGACGGCGACGCCCGGCCTGCGGCTCCCGGACGGAACCGAGGGCCTCGCCTTCGACATGCGGCTCGTGTCGGCGTCCACCCACCTGTCCCCGCCGCACGTGAGCGTCGTCGTGGAGGACCGGTTCGGCATCCCGTACCGGCAGAGCCTCGGCAATCTCCCGGGCGACGGGAAGGTCCACCGGCTCACCACCGACCTCCGCTCGGAGAAGGCCCCGCAGGGCGGCGAACCCATGGCGCCCGCCGGGCCGTTGACGCTGACGGCGCTGGAGGTCGACGGGCAGACCGAGTTCGGCGAGGGCGGCGCCGAGGAGCTGTCCGTCCGCTCGGTGACCGCCGTCCGCAAGGGCGGCGCCGGGCAGCCGGTGGACACGGCAGGCGCGTTCGGGCGCTGGAAGACCGATCTGCGTCAGGACACCATCGACCGCTCCGAGCCGGAGCCCTCGTCGCCGAAGCCGACTGGTACAGGCGCGGCACCGCTGACGCTCGCGTACGGACTCGACGCGGGCGACGAAACCTCCCCACTCGGCCTGGGCCAGGGATTCAGCCTGCGGCTCACCCCTGTAGGGACGACCGCGGTGACCCGGCTGGACGGGGTGGCGTCGGACGCCTTCCTGGCCGCAGCCGCGGCGAAGCCCGGCGACACCGTCGACGTCACCGTCGGCGGGCGGACCGTGCCGGTCCGGATCGTCGAGTCCGTCCGGCAGCTGCCGACGACGGGGGCGGGCGCGGCCCCGGTCTCCGCGGGGGCGGCGCCGGAGGGGGACGGCGGCGGGCTGCTGGTCGACCTGCGGGCCACGAACCGGCTGCTCGGCCGGCTCCCGGGCGGCCCGGTCCTGCAGCCCAACGAATGGTGGCTGGCGACCGAGCCGGGCCGCACGGGCGCGGTCGCGGCGGCCCTGCGGGCGCTGCCGGACACCGACCCGGCGCAGGTCCTGGTACGGGACGAGACGGCGGAGGAGCTCGTCGGCGACCCGCTCGGTGCGGGCCCGCGGTCCGCGCTGATGGCCGTCGCGGCGGTCGCGGCGGCGCTGGCCGCAGTGGGCTTCGCGGTGAGCACGGCCGGGTCGATGCGGGAACGGGCCGGCGAGTTCGGCCTGCTGCGCGCGCTGGGCGCGCCGCGCCGGCAGCTGGCCCGCCTGATCGCCGCCGAGCAGGGGCTGCTGATCGCCATCGGCCTGCTGGTGGGCCTGGCGCTCGGCGCGGTCCTGACCCGGGCGGTGGTCCCGCTGGTCGTCCTGACCGGGCAGGCCGCCCGTCCGATCCCCTCGGTCCTGGTCGAACTGCCCGTCCCCCAGGTCGCCCTGCTGATCGCCGCGGTCGCGGCGGTGCCGCTGCTCATCGTCGCCGTGATCGCGCTGCGCCGCGAGGACCCGGCGACGACCCTGCGGACCCAGGGGGCGGAATGA
- a CDS encoding ABC transporter ATP-binding protein, giving the protein MTASLTLDVSGLTCEAGGRTLLRDVALTARAGESLAVTGPSGSGKSTLLAVLAGLRPPRSGTVRVCGTDTATLRPAKAAAWRLRTIGFVYQFGELLPELSAIENAALPLLIGGTGRAQAYGTAGRLLDELGVGKVADSPADVLSGGERQRVAVARALSTRPPLIVADEPTGALDEQATDDVCELLFSLPERYGTTVLTVTHNPLVAVHADRRLHLRDGRLEELTEARAEAEAPDAARSEVSEPASAEAEA; this is encoded by the coding sequence ATGACCGCCTCCCTCACCCTGGACGTCTCCGGCCTCACCTGCGAGGCCGGCGGTCGCACCCTCCTGCGCGACGTCGCCCTGACGGCCCGCGCGGGCGAGTCGCTCGCCGTGACCGGCCCCAGCGGCAGCGGCAAGTCCACGCTGCTCGCGGTGCTCGCCGGGCTCCGGCCGCCGCGGTCCGGGACGGTCCGGGTGTGCGGGACGGACACCGCCACGCTGCGGCCCGCGAAGGCCGCGGCGTGGCGGCTGCGCACGATCGGCTTCGTCTACCAGTTCGGCGAGCTGCTCCCCGAGCTGAGCGCGATCGAGAACGCGGCCCTGCCGCTGCTGATCGGCGGCACCGGCCGGGCACAGGCGTACGGGACGGCAGGACGGCTGCTCGACGAGCTCGGGGTGGGGAAGGTCGCCGACTCCCCCGCGGACGTCCTCTCCGGCGGCGAGCGGCAGCGGGTCGCGGTGGCCCGCGCCCTGTCGACCCGACCGCCGCTGATCGTCGCGGACGAGCCGACCGGCGCCCTCGACGAGCAGGCCACCGACGACGTCTGCGAGCTGCTGTTCTCGCTCCCGGAGCGGTACGGCACGACCGTGCTCACCGTCACCCACAACCCGCTGGTGGCGGTGCACGCCGACCGGCGGCTGCACCTGCGGGACGGCCGGCTGGAGGAGCTGACGGAGGCGCGGGCGGAGGCGGAGGCGCCGGACGCCGCGAGGTCCGAGGTGTCCGAACCGGCGTCTGCGGAGGCCGAGGCGTGA
- a CDS encoding globin: MNEIPRGTLQEQTFYEQVGGEETFRRLVRRFYQGVADDPLLRPMYPEEDLGPAEERLVLFLIQYWGGPRTYSDHRGHPRLRMRHAPFTVDKAAHDAWLRHMRDAVDELGLSEEHERQLWNYLAYAAASMVNTAD; the protein is encoded by the coding sequence GTGAACGAGATTCCGCGCGGCACACTTCAGGAGCAGACCTTCTACGAGCAGGTCGGCGGCGAGGAGACCTTCCGACGCCTCGTCCGCCGCTTCTACCAGGGGGTGGCCGACGACCCGCTGCTGCGCCCCATGTACCCGGAGGAGGACCTGGGACCGGCGGAGGAGCGGCTGGTGCTCTTCCTGATCCAGTACTGGGGTGGCCCCCGCACGTACAGCGACCACCGCGGCCACCCGAGGCTGCGGATGCGGCACGCCCCGTTCACCGTCGACAAGGCCGCCCACGACGCCTGGCTGCGGCACATGCGCGACGCCGTCGACGAGCTGGGGCTCTCCGAGGAGCACGAGCGGCAGCTGTGGAACTACCTCGCCTACGCCGCTGCCTCGATGGTCAACACGGCGGACTGA
- a CDS encoding methyltransferase domain-containing protein: MAAPEQDAFAAEGAWARRMLLREIEAYGALRDPAWRAAFAEVPRHLFVPSYYAGGADLLRFDDPDPARRDRWLRGAYRDEPLAVRMRDGELVSSSSQPSLMALMLETLEVRDGDDVLEIGAGSGYNAALLCHRLGDDRVTTIDLDEEITASARAHLAAAGHRPAVITGDGAGGCPTRAPFDRIVATCTLPSVPYAWLGQCRPGARILAPLSTGLILLTVRDARHAEGRFLATPAYFVPLRGTPPAPQGRLTGLPRKALDSETFRFALTLTAAVLDAREAYSLWQRERRPGRDRFGVTVADGRQWAWLDDPEGPYAWPLGMPDGN; encoded by the coding sequence ATGGCCGCTCCGGAGCAGGACGCGTTCGCCGCCGAGGGCGCGTGGGCCCGGCGAATGCTGCTGCGCGAGATCGAGGCGTACGGCGCGCTGCGCGATCCCGCCTGGCGGGCCGCGTTCGCCGAGGTCCCGCGGCACCTGTTCGTGCCGTCGTACTACGCCGGCGGGGCCGACCTGCTGCGGTTCGACGACCCGGACCCCGCGCGGCGGGACCGCTGGCTGCGCGGCGCGTACCGGGACGAGCCGCTGGCCGTCCGGATGCGCGACGGCGAGCTGGTCTCCTCCAGCAGTCAGCCCTCGCTGATGGCGCTGATGCTGGAGACCCTGGAGGTACGGGACGGGGACGACGTCCTGGAGATCGGCGCGGGCAGCGGCTACAACGCGGCCCTGCTGTGCCACCGGCTCGGCGACGACCGGGTCACCACGATCGACCTGGACGAGGAGATCACCGCGTCCGCGCGGGCGCACCTGGCCGCGGCCGGCCACCGGCCCGCGGTGATCACCGGGGACGGGGCGGGCGGCTGCCCGACGCGGGCGCCGTTCGACCGGATCGTCGCGACCTGCACGCTGCCGTCGGTCCCGTACGCCTGGCTCGGCCAGTGCCGGCCCGGCGCGCGGATCCTCGCCCCGCTGTCCACCGGGCTGATCCTGCTGACGGTGCGCGACGCGCGCCACGCGGAGGGCCGCTTCCTGGCGACCCCGGCGTACTTCGTCCCGCTGCGCGGCACTCCGCCCGCGCCGCAGGGCCGCCTCACCGGGCTGCCCCGCAAGGCCCTGGACAGCGAGACGTTCCGCTTCGCGCTCACGCTGACGGCCGCCGTGCTGGACGCGCGCGAGGCGTACTCGCTCTGGCAGCGCGAACGGCGGCCGGGACGCGACCGCTTCGGGGTCACGGTCGCCGACGGCCGCCAGTGGGCGTGGCTCGACGATCCCGAGGGGCCCTACGCGTGGCCCCTCGGGATGCCGGACGGGAACTAG
- a CDS encoding FHA domain-containing protein has protein sequence MPTCPNGHQSVSDDWCEVCGHRMAGAGAPAGAVPPPPPPAPGYGYPGGDPNATAQAELCPQCRTPREALAPFCEECRWNFLTNTATSYQPPAPQGMPGPPPGLNLPPGFQTGPGPQGPPPMPQAPQPPDPFDYQGSRPSQMNRPAEPLSSDPGHHQGPPPPPPAFTQPGPPQPPGPQAGPPAPGPQPGPPAPPAFLQQGPPPVPQAPQQPGADDWMLPPPSHAQSASPMAPPAPHAPQQPQPHAPAPQQHQPPQAPQQFPGQPPLPPHLGGPQQAPPQAPQQQQFPGQPPQFQAQPPAPAGWTAVIGPDREYFLAMMQRSGPEASGLNLPAYSPEQHLPLDGNQVTIGRRRHSTGESPDIDLSVPPEDPGVSHQHAVLVQQADGSWAVVDQNSTNGTTVNGAEEPIQPYVPIPLQDGDRVHVGAWTTITVRRGRM, from the coding sequence ATGCCGACCTGCCCGAACGGACACCAGTCGGTCTCCGACGACTGGTGCGAGGTCTGCGGCCATCGCATGGCCGGGGCGGGCGCGCCTGCGGGTGCCGTGCCGCCTCCACCGCCCCCGGCACCCGGCTACGGGTACCCCGGCGGCGACCCGAACGCCACCGCCCAGGCGGAGCTCTGCCCGCAGTGCCGCACGCCGCGCGAGGCGCTGGCGCCGTTCTGCGAGGAGTGCCGCTGGAACTTCCTCACCAACACGGCGACCTCGTACCAGCCGCCGGCCCCGCAGGGGATGCCCGGCCCGCCGCCCGGCCTGAACCTGCCGCCCGGCTTCCAGACCGGCCCCGGCCCGCAGGGCCCGCCGCCGATGCCGCAGGCCCCGCAGCCGCCGGACCCGTTCGACTACCAGGGCTCGCGGCCGTCGCAGATGAACCGCCCGGCCGAGCCGCTGTCCTCCGACCCGGGTCACCACCAGGGTCCGCCGCCCCCGCCGCCCGCGTTCACGCAGCCGGGCCCGCCGCAGCCTCCCGGCCCGCAGGCCGGTCCGCCCGCGCCCGGTCCGCAGCCCGGCCCCCCGGCGCCGCCGGCGTTCCTCCAGCAGGGACCGCCGCCGGTGCCGCAGGCGCCGCAGCAGCCGGGCGCCGACGACTGGATGCTGCCGCCGCCGTCGCACGCCCAGTCGGCCTCGCCGATGGCGCCGCCGGCCCCGCACGCGCCGCAGCAGCCGCAGCCGCACGCCCCCGCGCCGCAACAGCATCAGCCGCCGCAGGCCCCGCAGCAGTTCCCGGGCCAGCCGCCGCTGCCGCCGCACCTGGGCGGACCGCAGCAGGCGCCGCCGCAGGCACCGCAGCAGCAGCAGTTCCCGGGCCAGCCGCCGCAGTTCCAGGCGCAGCCCCCGGCCCCGGCGGGCTGGACCGCGGTGATCGGCCCGGACCGCGAGTACTTCCTGGCGATGATGCAGCGCAGCGGACCGGAGGCGTCGGGCCTGAACCTGCCCGCGTACTCCCCCGAGCAGCACCTGCCGCTGGACGGCAACCAGGTGACGATCGGCCGCCGCCGCCACTCGACGGGCGAGTCCCCGGACATCGACCTGTCGGTGCCGCCGGAGGACCCGGGCGTCTCCCACCAGCACGCGGTGCTGGTGCAGCAGGCGGACGGCTCGTGGGCGGTGGTGGACCAGAACTCCACCAACGGCACCACGGTCAACGGCGCCGAGGAACCCATCCAGCCCTACGTCCCGATCCCGCTCCAGGACGGCGACCGGGTGCACGTGGGCGCCTGGACGACGATCACCGTCCGCCGCGGCCGGATGTAG
- a CDS encoding vWA domain-containing protein translates to MANFSKSTVPHFSVEVYQNEFLPEGGREVNAIVTVTATGGGTLGAGVPLQRSAPGASASAEPSTGPSTGPSASAAVVIMVDCSGSMDYPPTKMRNARDATAAAVDTLRDGVAFAVVAGTHVAKEVYPGDGGLAVADDRTRAEAKEALRRLSAGGGTAIGTWLRLADRLLSGADAPIRHGILLTDGRNEHESPADLKAALDACAGRFTCDARGVGTDWEVKEVTGIASALLGTADIVADPSGLAADFTRMMEDAMGKEVADVQLRLWTPVGVEIQYVKQVAPTVEELTGRRTEAGPRAGDYPTGSWGDESRDYHVCVRVPEAAVGQEMLAARVSLVRPDPAGGAPQTLSQGLVRAVWTDDMAASTSINPQVAHYTGQAELAQAIQQGLDARKSGDFDGATAKLGRAVQLAVASGNTDTAKLLSKVVDVVDAATGTVRLKAKVAEADEMTLETRSTKTVRVKK, encoded by the coding sequence ATGGCCAACTTCTCCAAGTCGACCGTGCCGCACTTCTCGGTGGAGGTGTACCAGAACGAGTTCCTGCCGGAGGGCGGGCGCGAGGTCAACGCGATCGTGACGGTCACCGCCACCGGCGGCGGCACCCTCGGCGCCGGTGTGCCGCTGCAGCGGAGCGCGCCGGGCGCGAGCGCGTCCGCCGAACCGTCCACCGGTCCGTCCACCGGTCCGTCCGCCTCCGCCGCCGTCGTGATCATGGTCGACTGCTCGGGTTCGATGGACTACCCGCCGACCAAGATGCGCAACGCCCGCGACGCCACCGCGGCCGCCGTCGACACGCTGCGCGACGGCGTCGCCTTCGCCGTCGTCGCCGGCACGCACGTGGCGAAGGAGGTGTACCCCGGCGACGGCGGGCTGGCCGTCGCGGACGACCGGACCCGCGCCGAGGCGAAGGAGGCGCTGCGCCGGCTCTCCGCGGGCGGCGGCACCGCGATCGGCACCTGGCTCCGGCTCGCCGACCGGCTGCTCTCGGGCGCCGACGCACCGATCCGGCACGGCATCCTGCTCACCGACGGGCGCAACGAGCACGAGTCCCCCGCCGACCTGAAGGCCGCCCTGGACGCCTGCGCGGGCCGCTTCACCTGCGACGCCCGCGGCGTCGGCACGGACTGGGAGGTCAAGGAGGTCACCGGGATCGCCTCGGCGCTGCTCGGCACCGCCGACATCGTCGCCGACCCGTCCGGGCTCGCCGCGGACTTCACGCGGATGATGGAGGACGCGATGGGCAAGGAGGTCGCGGACGTCCAGCTGCGCCTGTGGACCCCGGTGGGCGTGGAGATCCAGTACGTGAAGCAGGTCGCGCCGACGGTCGAGGAGCTGACCGGCCGGCGCACCGAGGCGGGCCCGCGGGCGGGCGACTACCCGACCGGCTCGTGGGGCGACGAGTCCCGCGACTACCACGTGTGCGTCCGGGTGCCGGAGGCCGCCGTGGGGCAGGAGATGCTCGCGGCGCGGGTGTCCCTGGTCCGCCCCGACCCGGCGGGCGGCGCCCCGCAGACGCTGTCCCAGGGGCTGGTACGGGCGGTGTGGACGGACGACATGGCGGCCTCGACCTCGATCAACCCGCAGGTGGCGCACTACACCGGGCAGGCAGAGCTGGCGCAGGCCATCCAGCAGGGCCTCGATGCGCGCAAATCGGGAGATTTCGACGGGGCGACGGCCAAGCTCGGTCGAGCGGTGCAGCTCGCGGTGGCTTCCGGGAACACGGACACCGCGAAACTCCTTTCGAAGGTGGTGGACGTCGTCGACGCGGCGACCGGTACTGTGCGTTTGAAGGCGAAGGTCGCGGAAGCGGACGAGATGACACTCGAAACCCGCTCCACCAAGACGGTTCGCGTGAAGAAGTAG
- a CDS encoding protein phosphatase 2C domain-containing protein yields MDRKPQTRLAACPGCAEPLESGDRFCGACGYALTAAQAPPSEDRPTVVLGATAPAPAGAQGEDPDVAWPAPAPRAPGDQSTPTQHPGDLPATDSGGGSPTTGDPGGLATAATPSVAGTAGEAGVQVAGGPGTAGALGTPGAGGAAEDPASAAGVQGPAGAPGALGAAGTLGVPGAAGDPASAFGAAEAGPQAAAGPQAGPAQDGSALGPAAGAGPTRPAAAEPWAASAVGAAGADLAGAAVRHDEPQAAPAATAPDAPAAPTAPEAPAPVPAQSASHDGDFELAAPDPRVGQVAAGGAKVCVACRAGRVDTDGYCENCGHAQPRERDHMERELDSVAAVSDRGLRHHRNEDAFAVSTTALPDGSPAVLAIVCDGVSSATRPDDASAAAASAAGEALLASLPRGTHPQQAMHEAIVAAADAVNSLAEEPGSARDHAPHRQQNAPACTIVGSVVAGGLLVVGWVGDSRAYWVPDDRSTPPARLTEDDSWAAQMVAAGLMNEAEAYADERAHAITGWLGADAYELEPHTAAFKPDRPGVVVVCTDGLWNYAEGAEEMARVVPPDAAARPLHAAQVLVGHALDGGGHDNVTVALLPFALPPQGAGSAYGTPSPTA; encoded by the coding sequence ATGGACCGGAAACCGCAGACCCGACTGGCAGCCTGCCCCGGCTGCGCGGAGCCGCTGGAGTCGGGTGATCGTTTCTGCGGCGCGTGCGGCTACGCGCTGACGGCTGCCCAGGCCCCCCCCTCCGAGGACCGCCCCACGGTGGTCCTCGGCGCCACCGCTCCGGCCCCGGCCGGGGCCCAGGGCGAGGACCCGGACGTCGCCTGGCCGGCCCCGGCCCCCCGCGCCCCCGGCGACCAGTCCACCCCCACCCAGCACCCGGGCGACCTCCCGGCCACGGACTCGGGCGGCGGCTCACCGACGACAGGCGACCCGGGCGGGCTGGCCACGGCAGCCACACCGAGCGTGGCGGGCACGGCGGGTGAGGCAGGCGTGCAGGTGGCAGGCGGCCCGGGCACGGCGGGCGCGCTCGGCACGCCGGGCGCGGGCGGCGCGGCTGAAGACCCGGCGAGCGCGGCAGGCGTGCAGGGCCCGGCAGGCGCCCCGGGCGCGCTGGGCGCGGCAGGCACGCTCGGCGTGCCGGGCGCGGCCGGAGACCCGGCGAGCGCCTTCGGCGCGGCCGAGGCAGGGCCGCAAGCCGCCGCCGGACCGCAGGCCGGCCCCGCGCAGGACGGGTCCGCCTTGGGCCCGGCCGCCGGTGCCGGCCCGACGCGGCCGGCCGCCGCCGAGCCGTGGGCCGCGTCGGCGGTCGGCGCGGCGGGGGCGGACCTCGCCGGTGCGGCGGTCCGCCACGACGAGCCGCAGGCGGCCCCCGCCGCGACGGCGCCGGACGCCCCGGCCGCCCCCACGGCGCCGGAGGCGCCCGCCCCCGTCCCCGCGCAAAGCGCCTCGCACGACGGGGACTTCGAGCTGGCCGCGCCCGACCCACGGGTCGGGCAGGTCGCGGCCGGTGGCGCGAAGGTGTGCGTGGCCTGCCGGGCCGGGCGGGTGGACACCGACGGGTACTGCGAGAACTGCGGGCACGCGCAGCCCCGCGAGCGGGACCACATGGAGCGCGAGCTGGACTCCGTCGCCGCCGTGAGCGACCGCGGCCTGCGGCACCACCGCAACGAGGACGCCTTCGCCGTGTCCACCACCGCGCTGCCCGACGGCTCCCCCGCCGTCCTCGCGATCGTGTGCGACGGCGTCTCCTCCGCCACCCGCCCCGACGACGCCTCCGCCGCCGCCGCGAGCGCGGCCGGCGAGGCGCTGCTGGCCTCGCTGCCCCGCGGCACGCACCCGCAGCAGGCCATGCACGAGGCGATCGTCGCCGCCGCCGACGCGGTCAACTCCCTCGCGGAGGAGCCCGGCTCGGCGCGCGACCACGCCCCGCACCGGCAGCAGAACGCGCCCGCGTGCACGATCGTCGGATCGGTCGTCGCCGGCGGCCTGCTCGTCGTCGGCTGGGTCGGCGACAGCCGCGCGTACTGGGTCCCGGACGACCGCTCGACCCCGCCGGCCCGGCTCACCGAGGACGACTCGTGGGCCGCCCAGATGGTCGCCGCGGGCCTGATGAACGAGGCCGAGGCGTACGCGGACGAGCGCGCCCACGCGATCACCGGCTGGCTCGGCGCCGACGCGTACGAACTGGAGCCGCACACGGCCGCGTTCAAGCCGGACCGCCCCGGCGTGGTCGTGGTCTGCACGGACGGGCTGTGGAACTACGCCGAGGGCGCCGAGGAGATGGCCCGGGTCGTACCGCCGGACGCGGCCGCGCGCCCGCTGCACGCCGCGCAGGTCCTGGTCGGCCACGCGCTGGACGGCGGCGGGCACGACAACGTAACAGTGGCGCTGCTGCCGTTCGCCCTGCCGCCCCAGGGGGCAGGATCGGCCTACGGCACCCCCAGCCCCACCGCGTGA